DNA from Micromonospora sp. M71_S20:
TACGACGTTGCGTTCGTCACCAGGATGCAGCTCCGCTTGGTCTACGACATCGCGGTCCTCTACCAGATTCCGCTGGACCTGTCGGACCCTGAGGACATGTGGATGCTTGTCCGGGCGATCCTGCCGGTCAAAGCCGGCGAGGTTACCCGGTCGGTGGTGATCAAAGCGGCCCCGGAAGCGGCTCGGCAGGTGGTCAAGCGTTTCTACTCCGGTGCGGCGCTGACCACCGCGAAGAGTTTTCCGATCGTCGGGAAGCATCTCCTGCAGCGGACCGTTATCAAAACCGGCATTCCGGTGCTCGGGGTGCCCACTGCGGTGGTGATGAACCATCGCACGACCAAGGCGGCGGGCCGGCACGCGAAGAAGATCTTCCGGGAGGAAGCGCGGCTGGTCGAACTGGCGCGCCGGCTGTCGCAGCGAACCCGGCATCCGGAGTTGATGTTGTGGGTTGCGTGGATGGTTATCCGGGCAGACCAGAATACGTCTGCCGCCGAAAAGACGCTGTTTCGGTACCTCGGCATGATGGTCCGTGATCAGCACCAGATGTCCGTCGACGAACTCGGGAGCGTTGTTGACTTCCGACCCGGCGACGTGTGGGAACGTCTGGACGCCACGCCGGGGGATTTGAGCGACATCGTCGCCATGGCGGAGGAGATCGCCGTGGCCGATGGCCCGGCCAACGGCTCGGAGCGTGCGGTCCTTGCCGAAGTCCGGGATCGGTGCCGGCGCACCTGACACCACGGTCCCACGGGCTCGCCGAGCGAACCGTTGGAGGTTGCGGGCTTCGGGTCGGCGATGGCGTAGTGCGGGTCGGCGCGCGCCGGCTCCGGCTGCGCGAAGTCCCGGTCCGGCGGCCCTCCGGGGCCGCGATCACGCATTCACGTCCGCAACTCTCAGACCGTCGAGCATATGAGCGGATCATCTGCAGTAGAGTGTCATACCTGCTCGGAAATATGATCATGTGACATCAGTGCCGGCCCCGCGCCGTAGCCCGGAAATGACCGGCAGGCCACTGCGTGAGACCCATCCCCGTCTTCTCGATCAGATTGACCCCGACCTGAACGGCGATCTCGACGTCGCAGCGCTTTCGGCCGGCAGCGGTCGCAAGGTGTGGTGGCGCTGCCCGAAAGGGCCCCATCACGTCGGGCCGGCACCCGTCTCCGGCCGCACCTAAATGTCCAGCGGCTGCCCGTGCTGCCGAGGACTGCGTCCGTCGGTGACCAACTCGCTCGCCACACGGTTTCCCCGCGGTCGCCGCCCAGCTGGATCCCGAGCTCACCGACGGGCTCACCCCCGGTGAGGTGGTGGCAGGCAGCATCAGGAAGGCATGGCGACGGTGCGCCGCCGGACCAGACCAGTCTGGGAAGCCACCGTCAGCAGCCGAACTCAGGGTGAGGTCCCCCCGCTTTGATGGAGGGCCATACTCGTGTCAGCCGACAAGGACGGCCAGTTCGCCGGGGATGTGGCGGCGCTTGCTGATGCGGCGAGCGACAGCTGGGCTTCGACATCGCCGACGAGACCGTCGCGAAAGTCCTGCGATGGACCGTCGCCACTCAGCTAACTGATCAGCTTCGCGCCGGACGGCTGCCCATCTATCGGGTCAGGGCATGCCGGGCAGCTAGGGCCTGCCCAGCCCACATCCAAGCAGCCCGTCTCCCGTAGCTCCGCGCCTGCAACCGATCCTGTGCATCGCTCTCGTCGGGTCGGCTCCGCCGGCCCGGCCATGACGAATGAAGCGGCCATTCCGCCGAGGATCAAGTCAACTGGCGGCGACTGCCGAGACTGAGGCCATTCCTCGGTTTGGCCGCCGATCGCCGTCTTTCTAGGATGGATGGGCAACGCGGAGCGGAGGGGCTGTTGACCATCGGTGCAGTCGAACGCCATGTCCAGGGTGCGGACGAGGAGCACACGCCGCTGGACGGGGACGGCTTTCTCGACGGCGCGGCGGCCAGCATCACGCTGGCGGGGGACCTCGCCGGGCGGCCGGGAAGCTTTGTCCTGCTCGCGCCAGGCGGCGTCGGAAAGTCGATCGTCCTCGACGGTCTGCGGCGGCGGGAGGACGGCTTCGAGGTCGACCTCGTCGGGCTCCGGGGCGCTGACATCGGCCGGGCGATCGGTGCGGCGATCGCGTCCGGGAAACCGATTTACCTCGATTCTCTGGACGAGGCCATGCTTACCGAGCCGGCCCTTGTCCGGCTGGTTAACCGGGCGATGTCCGGCCCCGGGACCGATGGGGTCAAGTGGCGGCTCGCGTGCCGCCCTTCGGCCTGGACCAGTGCATTTGTCGACGGCGTCAAGAATTTCGAGAAACTGCGCCTGCTGCCGATGACGCGTGACGCGGCCCGTCGCCTGCTCGCCTGCCTCGATGTCGACGAGGGCTTTCTGGACGTGCTGGCCGCGGCGGGCCGGAGCCGGTTGAGCGCCTCGTTGTTGCACTTCATCGCGGCGGCCCGACAGTGGCAGGAGGCGGGTCGTGTTCCCGGCCAGCGCGCGGACGCCCTGGAGTCAGAGGTCCAGCGGCTGCTGACCGAGCGGGAGGAGCTTCGGCAGCCGTTACGGACGGGCGCGGACATGCGGCGCCGGACGGCCGGCCGGCTGGCCGTCTTCGCTGCGTTCGGCGGGGTCGGCCGGTTCGCGTTCCGTACTGGCGCGGGTCCGGCCGCCGTCGCGATTGCCGAGTTGCCGACCATGCCCGAGCCGGACCGTCCCGACGCCACGATTGGGGGCGGGGTCTACGCGGAGGTGCTGGGCAGCGCGTTGTTCGACACCGCGCCGCGGGACACTGTCGCCTTCCGACACCAGGAGTACGTTGACTATCTCGCCGCGAAGTACGTGGTGGACCGAGCGCCCACGCGGTCCCAGGTCACCGCCCTGCTCGGCCTGACCGATGGGGTGCTGCCGCGCTCGATCGTCGCGGTCGCGGCGTGGATGGTGGCGCTGCGTCCGGAATTCGCGGACCTGGTGGCGCCCGCCAACGCAGCGGCCCTGGTCGAGTCCGAGGTCGACCTGCCGCCGGCCGCGCGGGCGGCGGTCGTGGACGCGCTGCTCGCGGACGCGCGGGAGCATGACGCGCCACCGCGGTGGTCCCTGGACCTGTCGGTCGTCGTCCACCCCGACCTGGCGCGGCAGCTCACCGACCGGCTGGCGGCCGGGGTCGACCAGCCTCTCGAGGCGTGGTGGCTCTGCCGGCTTGCCCTGGCCGGACGAATCTCGGCGGTCGCCCCCGCGGCACTGACGATCGCGCTCGACGATCGGCTTCCGTCCTGGGTCCGCAGGCCTGCGATCGCCGTGGTGACCGACCTGGGCTCAGCGTCCGAGCGGTCGGCCCTGCTTGACGGCCTGAAGCTCGACCCGGACGCGGACCCAGACGACGAGCTGCGGGCCGGACTGCTTGACGGGCTCTACCCGCAGCACATGACCACCACCCGGCTGCTGCCTTTCGTTACCTGGCCGCGGCGTGTCAACTTCATCGGCGCGTATCGGAAATTCCTCTGGGAGTTCTCCGCCAGGGTTCCGAACGCCGATCTGCCCGAGTTTCTCGCCTGGGCGCGTGCGAGCCTCCAGCCCCAGGTCTCCGTCGAGTCCCGCCGATGGTTGAGCGACGTGCCGATTCGGGTCGTGGAGCGAGCCGTTGCCGCATCCGATGACCCGGCAGTGCTGGGACCCTTGGCCGAACTCGTCGTCGACCTGGCCGGACACATACGCGTCGGCGCGCACTGGGTGCTAGACACCGCCCGGCGCCGGCATCTCGCCCTCGCCGCGGCGGCGCGACTCGACGAACAACGATGGACCGTCCTACTCCAACTCGGTCTCGTGACCGCCGACGACATCGACTGGCTGACGGACGCGATCAACGATCAGCGAGCCACCGGACAGGATGTCCTGGCGCGGTGCCTTCAGCGGCTGACTGCCCCGCCTGCCCCGACAGACGACGAGCAGGAAACCGAGGAGCAGGAAACCGAGGACCGGCCCGACGCTACGGCACTGCGAACAGCGATCTCGGCTGCCCGCCAGGACCTCGCCGCGTGGGCCGACATCCCGATCGCCCTGATGCCAGATAACGAACAACCTGTACCGCTGTTCTCCTGCGACCTCACTGCCAGGCGGGGCTGGTCGCTGCTGACTAGCGACGAGCAGCGAGAGGTCCTCAACCGGGGCATCGAGTACGTGACTGGGCGTTCGCCCGACCCGGGCCTGTGGCTGGGCAGGGCCTCGATCGGGCTCGACGTCGTCCGCGACTGGTCCGGGGTGTACCTGCTAACGACGCTGGCCCGCCACGCACCAGAGCGCCTCGGCGACCTCCCGCTGACGGCGTGGGCGCGATGGGCGCCTGCCATCGCCAACGCCTGGGCCCACGACGATAAGGACCTGCTCGGGGATCTCGTCGACCTCGCTCCCGCCGAGGCGACGGCCGAGATCCGCAACGCAGTGCGGGTCGCGCTCGACAGCCGCGTCGAATGGCGACGCACACCCCTCTACGAGTACTTCGCCCGGGACCTGGCGCCCGACCTGGCCGCCATCCTGCCGCAGCGTCGCTACCCTGACGACCAGAACGCCGACGTTCTCGCCTTCCTGATCGAGCATGACCCGCAGATGGCCACTGTCGGGGCCCGATCGGTAGCGAACGGAGACGACTCGCAGCTGTCCCGCGCCGCGAACCGACACCTCGCCCATATCGACAGCCTCGGTACGATCAACCGCCTGCTGAACGAGCCGACCCTACCCGGCGCATTCCTAGAACTCCTTGAGAGTCTGCCGCTGGACACGGTCGACGACGGCCGCCTGGCCGACCTGATCTGCCTTTTGCTCGATCGGCTCCCGCTTGCTGACGACCCGCGGGAAAGTGAGGACTCGCTCGACAGCCCGGCGCAGCGGGAAGCCCGCATGCTCAACCACATGGTCGAGATGCTGGCCATGCGCGGCCTCGCCACGGAGCTCAAGGTGCTGGCCGACGGGCAGCCGCCGCAAGCGCAGGCGCTCATCCGCCACCACCTGCGCAAGGCCCGCCAGATCGCGGCCGACAATGCCCAGACCCACCTCAACCCGACCAGCCTGCTCGACCTGCTCGGCCGCTCGGATCTACGGCTCATCCGCAACTCCGGTGACCTGATCGGTGCCCTGATGGACCACCTCGACGACCTGCAGCACGAACTCTCGCGCAACAACGGCTTCCGCGACCTGTGGTCACCGAACGGCAAAAACCTCGGCAGCGAGGACGACATCACCGACTGGTTGCGGCGCCGCCTGACCGACCAACTCGGTCGGGACCGCGTCATCCTCACCCGGGAGCCTCAAGTCGAACGCATCGCGGTCAAGGGCTCCGGCACGCGCATCGACCTGACCGCAGGCACCCCGACCAACACAGCGCCCGTCGGAGTCGCTGGAGCGATCATCGAGGCGAAGCTGGTCAGCAACGCCGAGGTACCCACCGCACTACGAGATCAGCTCGTGCAGCGATACCTCGCGGCAACCGGCCAGCGGCACGGCATCTATCTCGTGTACTGGCTTCCACCCGAACAACGGAGCTCCAGCTCTCGGAAGTACGCCGACAAGGAGGAACTCCTCGACGACATGCGGCGCTGGGCCGCGGAGGTGGCGCCGCAGTTCGACGTGAGCGTCTACGTGCTCGACGTCAGTTGGCCGAAGCGTCAGTGATGACGAGGCGCGACGTAGAGGTCCTGACGGCGGCTGCCGGTTACAGCGGCCAGTCAGTAATCTCGGCGAACAGGGCTTCCGAGTCGATGTTATGGTGTCCCCACCCAAGGGCCAGCTCGTCGAGACCCTCGGCCACAATTCGGCGCTGTGAGGCTCGATTGAGTCCGAAGGGGCCCACGACCCGCAGCCCTGTCTCTGATCGGAATACTTCCGACGTCTCTCCTAGGATCGAAAGATCAACGGCCTCTGCCAGGCTCAGTTGGCGATAGCCGCCACCGCTGTCGGCGCGTGTGCCTGCTCGCAGGTGCATTTCGATGAACGGCGGTGCAGCCAGTGGCAGATCGTCGTAGGAGACTGCTAGGGCAGTCGGCAGGGCAAGCGCGGTGCTCCATGCCGAGGTCAACACCTCGATGACCTCTGGGAGCGAGAGCCTAATGTCCGCTTCCTCTGTTAAGGAGGCTCCCGAATCCATGAGGGCGTTACGCCACGCAGCCAGACCGATACTCAGATCCACATATCCGATCACAGACGATGAAGAGCGAAGGGTGCCGAGTTGGAGAATCGCGTTTGCTGCCAGCGCTTGGGCGCCATCAGGTGCGGCAAGGCGGGCGCGCATATGTGAAGTCGTGCCGGAGTGGTAGGTGTGCTGCCCGTCCGCTGGCTGCCAAGGCGGTAGGGCGATCCTGGCGCCACGACGGGCGGAAAGGCTTGACAGCACCGCTGCGAACCCGGTGCCTGCCAGCACAGCTTGGTGGTCCGCCCGAACCGCCCTCGACAAGGAACGAGAGCGCTGCGGATACCCTTGCCACGAGATGTCGAGCACGGCACGGACGACGACGTCTACGTGACCGCCGTTGGGCCAGTGACTGTTGTAACCTACTTGGAAGTCAAGCTGCGGAATGGGGCGCCACATCCACGGCTCGTGCGGCGATGAGCGGCTAAGGCGGCCTGCTCGCCAGCTTCCGCCGTCGAGTTCCACTACCGTGGCATCACGGTCAATAATCAACGGCGTCCCGTCGGCTGGCGTTTTTGGCAACCCGATCTTGCTGATGCTGAGTTCTCGATTCGCATCGCCTCCGGCGCGGCACATGCTCTCCCAGATCTGATCCGGCACGACCGCGCAGCCGTGACCGGGTAACGCGGACAAGATTGCCCCGGGTTGCTCGCTGTTGCCCGAAAGTGGCTGCATGAAGCCGGGGCCAAGCGGAGTAACGGCCTCGGTTGGGTGACCGAGGACTGATTCACCGCCTGCTGCGGCATATGCGGTCTCGAAGTTTCGCCTCATCGCGCCTGACCCAACGCCGACAAGCGGAACCTGTGGCTTCCCCCGCATCGGTAGCGCTGAGGCGACGGCTTCATGAAGTGCCCGGACGGTGCTCTCCCGCGGGCCGTCCAACGCGTTCCATCCTGCCGAGAGCAGCTTTTGAAGGTCGCCGCGCGAGAGCCAATGCGTGGCGTCGCCGTCCCGGATGGGCACCCCGACGGCAGTCGGCGCTCTCCTCCCATCGAAAATGTCCGCAATGAACGGCTTGGCCGATTCGTGCTGACGCGGAACATCGATGGCCAGCACGCCCTTGTCATCATCGATCGGAACGAAGGTGATGTTGAGTCCTCTGATGTGCGGCTGGACCCGTTCCCGCGCCAGCTTGCGGTAGCGGTCAAGATCCACGAGGCCGCTCGGCACCGGCCGAAGCTTCTCGATGATTTCGCGGCCGCCTTCACGTCGGGTTGAAAACCCGACTAGGAGTAGGCCGCCGCTTCCGTTCGCGAACGCGGCAACGTCCTTGGCCAGTTCTGCTGCGCTTCCGGGATCATCGAGCCGGTACGGCCCTGACTTGACATCGAGCCAGGCAGATTCGGGCAAGCCAACAAAGCGAGCCAGCTGACCTGTCAACAGCCAAGTTCGAGCTGACTCAATCCCACCAGTCTCCACCGCACCAGTGTGAATCCTCGGCCGGATGACGGGTGCAGGGGCCCCGGGGCGGGTAGCAGCAGCATGTCCGTGCGACAGTGGGAGACGTTGAACCTGTACTTAAGTCGAGTGGCGTTCGTAGTTGCGGATCAGTCGCCATGGGCGGTCAGCCAGGCCAGACTGCGCTCGACGATCAACCGCGGACGATCACACGACACGGCGCAAATTTGGTCAGATCGCCTACGTAAGGCCACCGGCGCGTGCCGGCTATCGCTGACCGGGTGCCGT
Protein-coding regions in this window:
- a CDS encoding helix-turn-helix domain-containing protein, encoding METGGIESARTWLLTGQLARFVGLPESAWLDVKSGPYRLDDPGSAAELAKDVAAFANGSGGLLLVGFSTRREGGREIIEKLRPVPSGLVDLDRYRKLARERVQPHIRGLNITFVPIDDDKGVLAIDVPRQHESAKPFIADIFDGRRAPTAVGVPIRDGDATHWLSRGDLQKLLSAGWNALDGPRESTVRALHEAVASALPMRGKPQVPLVGVGSGAMRRNFETAYAAAGGESVLGHPTEAVTPLGPGFMQPLSGNSEQPGAILSALPGHGCAVVPDQIWESMCRAGGDANRELSISKIGLPKTPADGTPLIIDRDATVVELDGGSWRAGRLSRSSPHEPWMWRPIPQLDFQVGYNSHWPNGGHVDVVVRAVLDISWQGYPQRSRSLSRAVRADHQAVLAGTGFAAVLSSLSARRGARIALPPWQPADGQHTYHSGTTSHMRARLAAPDGAQALAANAILQLGTLRSSSSVIGYVDLSIGLAAWRNALMDSGASLTEEADIRLSLPEVIEVLTSAWSTALALPTALAVSYDDLPLAAPPFIEMHLRAGTRADSGGGYRQLSLAEAVDLSILGETSEVFRSETGLRVVGPFGLNRASQRRIVAEGLDELALGWGHHNIDSEALFAEITDWPL
- a CDS encoding zinc-ribbon domain-containing protein, translating into MTGRPLRETHPRLLDQIDPDLNGDLDVAALSAGSGRKVWWRCPKGPHHVGPAPVSGRT